A region of Vespula vulgaris chromosome 1, iyVesVulg1.1, whole genome shotgun sequence DNA encodes the following proteins:
- the LOC127065101 gene encoding dnaJ homolog subfamily C member 13 isoform X5 yields MNNYLQGLFTENKEKIILAALSTLVHKELEGNDEIEAQFHAIRRLVASKVGFTAFTSFPGFREAIGTRVVKALKREDCGVTQAAIDCICALMQPMHDDCDLRQEQLNKSSLLSSNKFLESLLEMWINHINHGTGALVVSAMLDLLTFALCVPYSETTDGKHFDNLLEMVAARGRSLFKLFQHPSLAIVKGAGLIMRAIIEEGAPEVAAKMQELALAEGALPRHLLYSLFTIGNDNRLLTHRQLCRHLVGLWVTGHPTAMGLLKRIMPVGLLNYLDSNEKVPDSFLEEERLNNRDNLKIAIDHASKNKKSQQWIMIERQMRLVEKHVEHALQHWGARVGIERREKIKERPIVLRKRRERIKSEANWKLFYYKFNQDHSLPNLIWNHKTREELRTALDHEIRAFTSDKELAGGTLIAWNYREFEVQYQCLSDEVKIGDYYLRLLLERDSPESPIRKSYEFFNDLYHRFLLTTKVEMKCLCLQAMTIVYGRYYEDIGPFSDTKYIVGMLDRCTDRMERDRLVMFIKKLILHRRNVKEIMDQNGVRALVDLLTLAHLHTSRAVVPTQTNVIEAGPQQERIMEKEWYYNDSDTRKGPISLKDLKNLYTTNKITYKTKVWAQGLDGWRMISQVPQLKWTLVARGIPVINESELATLILNILIKMCEYFPSRDADDAVIRPLPRVKRLLSDLQCLPHIVQLLLTFDPVLVERVATLLCEIMRDNADVSKIYLTGVFYFILMYTGSNVLPIARFLQLTHTKQAFRSDDNISSDIMQRSILGQLLPDAMVSYLENHGAEKFAQIFLGDFDTPEAIWNAEMRRMLIEKIAAHIADFTPKLRSHTMAKYQYIAIPAVRYPQLENELFCQIFYLRHLCDTVKFPQWPIPEPVQLLKDVLNAWKKEVEKKPPLMTVDEAYKVLGLPVGEQHNEANVRKSYYKLAQMYHPDKNPQGRDKFEAVNQAYEFLCSRSCWTTDGPNPDNIVLILRTQSILFHRYAEELRPYKYAGYPQLIKTIKLESDDERLFSKSAPLLAAASELAYHTVHCSALNAEELRREDGLEVLLNAYTRCVSVLNKSSKSNDIAVQVCMHITKCFAVAGSFSGCRDKIIELPQLVKDLCRILHFRHLTKLCSVATECVSSLATDSILQMELFKSDALWHLLLFMFNYDYTLEEGGVERTQDENRQEVANNLAKLAVKACARLGGYMTKENKTPNNSIIVNALEKLLTPYLARQLSKDKPEEILKTLNSNCSNPYLIWDNGTRAELNEYLEVKRLERLNGNENFEHDFGNFKYSAHAGELIIGEIFVKVYNEQPVFPIEDPKSFTINLLEFLSKSSNYLAPLGNVTLGKEYKEKLEHVVMALEALRNVIKNNPGIELQCMGHFKLLFGLVNCNNCKLVQKSALEVISNVTKNQECVSDIAANEVIVHLLLCLHSLKEYQLLALETLYALMSSTKIVKDALDKGAVVYVLDLFCNSSNIQVRETAAELLAKMSSDKLAGPKVKIELSKFLPRLFSEAIRDSPKQCVHMFETKHENPELIWDDESKGRVSRIIAELKDEYFALQRRNPNEKLNVPEAQKNIDIATNEPIVGGVYLRLFIASPAWALRKPKEFLNELMDTILTLMSKEKTDPEMLELTTQALVCLLQVQPILADQVPSLGHIPRLCKQMAMQNNQPSVYKTAILILHQLATSEICISSICQTECISPLKHAMQSRRDMIAIACETLNRLFSTNEDRLIKQALEAEMVPYLLNILEGRLDVIDNPATTKAQIVKALKAMTKSLLLGEKVIAILERSSVWAEYKDQRHDLFISNATNSGYLTGMTRFSNRYLCLNLNINIANRKIYLFDYLSAGTPVSAGYLTAGPSTTLTTGPPPVDKEDSLIRNDSI; encoded by the exons ATGAATAACTACTTACAGGGACTTTTTActgagaataaagagaaaattatactTGCTGCCTTAAGCACCTTAGTACATAAAGAGCTAGAAGGGAATGACGAGATCGAAGCACAATTTCATGCTATACGAAGATTAGTAGCAAGTAAAGTTGGATTCACTGCATTCACTTCTTTTCCTGGATTTAGAGAAGCTATTGGTACTAGAGTTGTAAAGGcattaaagagagaagattgcGGTGTTACACAGGCTGCTATAGATTGTATATGTGCGCTTATGCAACCAATGCATGATGATTGTGACCTAAGGCAAGAACAATTAAACAAAAGCAGTCTTCTTAGTAGTAACAAATTTTTAGAAAGTTTACTTGAAATGTGGATTAATCATATT AATCATGGCACTGGTGCTTTAGTAGTTTCTGCCATGCTTGATCTATTAACTTTTGCATTATGTGTACCATATAGTGAAACTACGGACGGCAAACATTTTGACAACCTTTTAGAGATGGTTGCAGCAAGGGGTAGATctcttttcaaattatttcaacaTCCGTCACTGGCTATTGTTAAAGGAGCTGGTTTGATAATGAGAGCAATTATAGAAGAGGGTGCACCTGAGGTGGCTGCAAAAATGCAAGAATTAGCTCTTGCTGAAGGAGCTTTACCAAGGCATCTTTTATATAGTCTCTTTACTATTGGCAATGATAATAGACTTCTGACACATAGACAACTATGTAGACATTTAGTAGGATTATGGGTGACAGGACATCCTACAGCTATGGgattattaaaacgaattatg CCCGTCGGTTTGCTAAATTATTTAGACTCCAACGAAAAAGTTCCTGATTCatttctcgaagaagaaagattaaataatcgtgataatttaaaaatagcaATAGACCATGcatcgaagaataaaaaaagtcaGCAGTGGATTATGATCGAACGTCAAATGCGATTAGTAGAGAAACATGTGGAGCATGCTCTTCAACACTGGGGTGCACGCGTTGGTAtagaaagacgagaaaaaatcaaagaacgTCCAATAGTTTTAAGAAAACGCAGAGAAAGAATTAAGTCTGAAGCAAACTggaaattgttttattacaaattcaaTCAAGATCATTCGTTACCTAATTTAATATGGAATCATAAGACAAGAGAAGAATTAAGAACTGCTCTCGACCATGAAATACGTGCATTTACCTCGGATAAAGAATTAGCAGGTGGAACCTTAATTGCATGGAATTACAGAGAATTCGAAGTGCAATATCAGTGCCTATCAGACGAAGTCAAAATTGGAGATTATTACTTGAGGCTGCtattagaaagagatagccCAGAGAGTCCGATTCGAAAatc atatgaattttttaatgatttataccATAGATTCTTGTTAACAACAAAAGTCGAAATGAAGTGCCTTTGCTTGCAAGCAATGACTATAGTGTATGGACGATATTACGAAGATATTGGACCATTCTCAGACACAAAATATATAGTAGGAATGTTGGATCGGTGTACCGATAGAATGGAGCGTGATCGATTAGTTATGTTCATAAAGAAACTCATTCTACACAGAAGAAACGTTAAAGAGATAATGGATCAGAACGGTGTACGAGCGCTTGTAGATCTTTTAACATTAGCACATTTACATACTTCTCGTGCTGTGGTACCCACGCAAACTAATGTCATAGAAGCAGGTCCACAACAAGAGAGgataatggaaaaagaatGGTATTATAACGATAGCGATACGCGTAAGGGTCCTATAAGTCTAAaggatttgaaaaatttatatacgacAAATAAGATAACTTATAAAACAAAGGTTTGGGCACAAGGATTGGATGGATGGAGAATGATATCTCAAGTACCACAATTGAAATGGACTTTAGTTGCAAGAGGAATTCCAGTAATCAATGAAAGTGAATTAGCAactttgattttaaatatcttaattaaaatgtGCGAATACTTTCCAAGTAGAGATGCGGATGATGCTGTTATTAGACCATTACCACGTGTCAAACGTCTCTTGTCGGATCTTCAATGTTTGCCACATATTGTACAACTCTTACTGACCTTCGATCCCGTATTAGTCGAAAGAGTCGCTACATTATTGTGTGAAATAATGCGTGACAATGCAGATGTCTCCAAAATTTATCTCACCGGTgtcttttactttatattgATGTACACTGGTTCCAATGTTCTACCTATAGCAAGATTTTTACAATTGACACACACCAAACAAGCTTTTAGAAGCGATGAT AACATATCTTCCGACATTATGCAACGAAGCATTCTTGGTCAACTTTTACCCGATGCCATGGTGAGCTATTTAGAAAATCATGGTGCAGAGAAATTTGCACAAATATTTCTAGGTGATTTTGATACTCCGGAAGCAATTTGGAATGCCGAAATGAGAAGAATGCTTATAGAAAAGATAGCCGCACATATTGCCGATTTTACCCCGAAATTAAGAAGCCATACCATGGCcaaatatcaatatatcgCTATACCTGCTGTGAGGTATCCACaattagaaaatgaattattttgtcaaatattttatcttcggCATTTGTGCGATACTGTCAAATTTCCGCAATGGCCTATACCTGAACCT GTGCAATTATTAAAAGACGTATTGAATGCATGGAAAAAAGAGGTAGAAAAGAAACCACCTTTAATGACAGTCGATGAGGCTTACAAAGTATTAGGCTTGCCTGTTGGAGAACAACACAATGAAGCAAATGTTAGAAAATCATATTACAAATTAGCTCAAATGTATCATCCTGATAAAAATCCTCAAGGCAGA gatAAATTTGAGGCAGTTAATCAGGCATACGAATTTTTATGTAGTCGCAGCTGTTGGACTACCGACGGTCCGAATCCTGATAATATAGTACTTATTTTGAGAACACAAAGTATTCTTTTTCATAGATATGCAGAAGAACTTAGGCCGTATAAATATGCTGGTTATCCACAATTAATTAAGACGATCAAATTAGAATCGGATGATGAACGTTTATTTTCAAAGTCTGCACCATTGTTGGCTGCTGCCAGTGAACTTGCATATCATACGGTTCATTGCTCCGCTTTAAACGCGGAAGAATTACGAAGAGAAGACGGTTTAGAGGTTTTACTTAATGCTTATACTCGATGTGTTTCGGTTTTGAACAAATCAAGTAAATCTAACGATATCGCGGTACAAGTATGTATGCACATTACCAAATGTTTCGCTGTTGCTGGATCATTTAGTGGATGcagagataaaattatagagtTACCACAGTTGGTTAAAGATTTGTGCAGAATATTACATTTCAGA CATTTGACAAAGTTATGTTCGGTTGCTACCGAATGTGTTTCATCGCTTGCTACAGATAGCATTCTACAAATGGAACTATTTAAATCTGATGCTTTGTGGCATCTGTTGCTGTTTATGTTTAATTACGATTATACGTTAGAAGAAGGTGGCGTCGAAAGAACTCAAGATGAGAATAGACAAGAAGTTGCTAATAATTTGGCAAAATTAGCTGTTAAGGCTTGTGCCAGACTAGGTGGTTACAtgacgaaagaaaacaaaacaccTAATAATTCTATCATAGTAAATGCTTTAGAAAAACTTTTAACGCCTTATCTTGCTCGTCAGCTTAGCAAAGATAAACctgaagaaatattaaagacATTAAATTCTAATTGTTCAAACCCATATTTAATTTGGGACAATGGGACTAGAGCAGAGTTAAACGAATATCTAGAAGTTAAGCGATTAGAGAGATTGAATGGTAACGAAAATTTCGAACATGATTTCGGTAATTTTAAGTACAGTGCTCATGCTGGAGAATTAATTATTGgtgaaatatttgttaaagtaTATAATGAGCAACCAGTTTTTCCTATAGAG gaTCCAAAAAGCTTTACGATCAATTTGCTCGAGTTTCTGTCCAAATCATCGAATTATTTAGCTCCTCTTGGAAATGTTACTTTAGGCaaggaatataaagaaaaattggaaCACGTTGTAATGGCTCTAGAAGCATTAAGaaacgtaattaaaaataatcctgGTATAGAACTACAGTGTATGGGTCATTTTAAGCTATTATTTGGATTAGTTAATTGTAACAATTGCAAATTGGTGCAAAAAAGTGCGCTTGAAGTAATCAGTAACGTAACTAAAAATCAAGAATGTGTTAGTGATATCGCAGCGAACGAAGTTATAGTACATTTACTATTATGCTTGCATAGTCTAAAAGAGTATCAACTTCTTGCATTGGAAACTTTATATGCACTGATGAGTTCAACGAAGATCGTAAAAGATGCACTGGACAAAG gaGCTGTTGTTTATGTCCTTGATTTATTCTGTAATTCAAGTAATATTCAGGTACGAGAAACAGCGGCTGAATTGCTCGCCAAAATGTCTTCAGATAAACTGGCTGGACCAAAGGTGAAAATAGAGCTATCTAAATTTTTACCCAGGTTATTTAGTGAAGCTATTCGTGATTCACCTAAGCAATGTGTGCACATGTTTGAAACGAAACACGAAAATCCAGAATTAATTTGGGACGATGAATCTAAAGGACGAGTTTCAAGAATTATTGCTGAATTAAAAGATGA ATATTTCGCATTACAAAGACGCAATCCTAATGAGAAATTGAATGTACCAGAGGCTCAAAAGAATATTGATATCGCTACAAATGAACCTATAGTAGGCGGCGTATACCTCAGATTATTTATAGCTAGTCCTGCATGGGCTCTTAGAAAGcctaaagaatttttaaatgaacttATGGACACTATTCTAACACTTatgtcgaaagaaaagacTGAC CCGGAGATGTTAGAGCTTACAACACAAGCTTTGGTATGTTTATTACAAGTGCAACCGATATTAGCAGATCAAGTACCATCGTTAGGCCATATTCCACGACTATGTAAGCAAATGGCTATGCAAAACAATCAACCTTCCGTATACAAAACagcaatattaatattacatcaaTTAGCTACCAGCGAg aTTTGTATATCATCTATTTGTCAAACAGAGTGTATAAGTCCATTAAAACATGCTATGCAATCCAGACGGGATATGATAGCAATAGCATGCGAGACtttaaatagattattttcaacgaatgAAGATAGACTTATTAAACAG GCACTGGAAGCTGAAATGGTGCCATATCTCTTAAATATATTGGAAGGACGGTTAGATGTTATCGATAATCCAGCTACAACAAAAGCGCAAATAGTAAAAGCTTTGAAAGCAATGACAAAAAGTTTACTTTTAGGTGAAAAAGTTATCGCTATACTAGAAAGATCTAGTGTCTGGGCAGAATACAAAGATCAACGacatgatttatttatatccaaCGCTACCAACTCAGGCTATTTAACAGGTATGACAAGATTTTCAAATCGGTATTtatgtttaaatttaaatataaatatcgcgaatagaaaaatatatcttttcgattatttatcaGCTGGAACACCAGTATCCGCTGGTTATCTAACGGCAGGACCCAGTACGACACTTACCACAGGTCCACCGCCAGTTGACAAGGAAGATAGTTTAATTAGAAACGATAGCATCTGA